The Ignavibacteriota bacterium genome contains a region encoding:
- a CDS encoding DDE-type integrase/transposase/recombinase — protein sequence MKSTNKSSRRASDVWLSRDETCNLLGITRQALDKRRKKPGVCHYVTRPVVRRGGLQHEYALSSLPLEAQAKYHAQQLATKGATMEDPAQRNDVDLGLELERYISEPEYNRRKAERDLILMQEFEGLNGKDLDAAVAAWNKAHADDPRMQTSSRSVRRMRTQHQKYGVEGLLAKYGRNRNRSLAIEDLGPLQQHVYANFKTNYLDDRSPSAAACCLAAQGLAIEIAERIAPAMVPDLRARFPHASTFVRAIHAELGESQVYLARAGYQAWNRRYASHIERDDAGVAAGRAWISDHHQLDEMWLARLRDDANVPAELRRALQDDAALFDGTQRRPWLTVWRDYKTGLWLSWECRFSSPNAQRVMTTFAQAVLRYGLPDEIVIDNGKDYRAKDFAGGRLKVEVDERTTKSMLAILGVRARFAWPYHGQSKAIERDFRTFDGWKSRFTPGYTGNSAANKPESAGSAAMRRALLCYDEGVELLDQFVNTILHTAASNGKNMRGRSRLQAWAEEFHGLRTVTQESIALLTMRTTPPRLIGRNGVMINGRNWYAPWMEKYKSTRGGMRIYLRVPDDETAGEAWCFSAETDEYMGRAQSDMFRAPGLAVTEEESTRVSDAIRLMKDTHNAARAAVRRDGVPDVRDVQRHIARALESGAVPAGRTVEVREAEGLDLAAHAVSPEGVILAHAGERVTPAIAEALLAAGITHVQVAPDRRQIQISAADRAIAEDAQIQRTGTYAFPEPPEKPARRKWSTWRSDEVGSGDEI from the coding sequence GTGAAATCAACGAACAAGAGCAGTAGACGCGCATCAGACGTATGGCTCAGTCGCGATGAAACCTGCAACCTGCTAGGAATTACACGGCAGGCACTGGATAAGCGACGGAAAAAGCCCGGAGTCTGCCACTATGTCACACGGCCGGTCGTCCGCCGAGGTGGACTGCAGCACGAATACGCACTCTCGAGTCTTCCCCTTGAAGCCCAGGCTAAGTACCATGCTCAGCAACTCGCGACCAAGGGCGCGACGATGGAGGATCCGGCGCAGCGGAACGATGTAGACCTGGGTCTCGAGCTCGAACGGTACATTTCCGAGCCCGAGTACAACCGCCGGAAAGCGGAACGGGACTTGATTCTAATGCAGGAATTCGAAGGTCTCAACGGCAAGGATCTCGATGCTGCTGTAGCGGCGTGGAATAAGGCCCATGCAGATGATCCGCGCATGCAGACCAGCTCGCGATCAGTCCGCCGGATGCGGACGCAGCACCAGAAATATGGCGTAGAGGGGCTCCTCGCCAAATACGGAAGGAACCGGAACCGCAGTCTGGCGATCGAGGATCTAGGTCCATTACAACAGCATGTGTACGCCAATTTTAAAACGAACTATTTGGATGATAGGAGCCCTTCGGCGGCTGCTTGCTGCCTCGCGGCGCAGGGACTTGCGATCGAAATTGCAGAGCGGATTGCCCCGGCGATGGTGCCAGATTTGCGCGCGCGATTCCCGCACGCCTCGACTTTCGTCCGTGCAATACACGCCGAACTCGGGGAGTCGCAGGTGTACCTGGCGCGTGCGGGCTACCAGGCGTGGAATCGCCGGTACGCCTCTCATATAGAACGTGACGACGCGGGCGTGGCGGCCGGCCGTGCGTGGATCTCGGATCATCACCAGCTCGACGAGATGTGGCTCGCGCGCCTGCGCGACGATGCGAATGTGCCGGCGGAACTCAGGCGCGCCCTGCAGGACGACGCGGCGCTGTTCGATGGGACGCAACGGCGGCCGTGGCTCACCGTCTGGCGCGATTACAAGACGGGCCTGTGGCTCTCGTGGGAATGCCGGTTCTCGTCGCCGAATGCGCAGCGAGTCATGACCACTTTTGCTCAGGCGGTATTGCGGTACGGTCTGCCTGACGAGATCGTGATTGACAATGGAAAAGACTACCGCGCGAAGGACTTTGCCGGCGGACGGCTTAAGGTCGAGGTCGACGAGCGGACCACGAAATCGATGCTCGCCATCCTCGGAGTCAGGGCACGATTCGCCTGGCCGTACCACGGGCAGAGCAAGGCGATCGAACGCGACTTCCGCACCTTCGACGGATGGAAGAGCCGGTTCACACCGGGGTACACAGGCAACAGCGCGGCGAACAAGCCGGAGTCTGCCGGATCGGCCGCGATGCGCCGGGCGCTGTTGTGTTACGACGAGGGGGTCGAGCTGCTGGATCAGTTTGTAAATACCATCCTCCACACGGCTGCCTCGAACGGGAAGAATATGCGCGGCCGCTCGCGCCTGCAGGCATGGGCGGAGGAGTTCCACGGCCTCCGCACGGTGACGCAGGAGTCGATCGCACTGCTGACGATGCGCACCACGCCGCCCCGTCTCATCGGCCGCAACGGTGTGATGATCAACGGCCGTAACTGGTACGCACCATGGATGGAGAAGTACAAGAGTACGCGCGGCGGCATGCGGATATACCTGCGCGTGCCCGACGACGAGACGGCGGGCGAGGCCTGGTGCTTCTCGGCCGAGACTGACGAATACATGGGGCGTGCGCAGAGCGACATGTTCCGTGCACCTGGCCTGGCTGTTACAGAAGAGGAGAGCACCCGGGTCTCTGACGCGATTCGGCTCATGAAGGACACACACAATGCCGCGCGCGCAGCCGTGCGTCGCGACGGCGTCCCAGACGTGCGCGACGTACAGAGGCACATCGCGCGGGCGCTTGAATCAGGCGCTGTGCCGGCAGGACGGACTGTGGAAGTGCGCGAGGCAGAGGGACTCGATCTGGCAGCGCATGCAGTGTCGCCCGAGGGTGTCATACTCGCGCATGCGGGTGAACGCGTGACGCCGGCGATTGCCGAGGCGCTACTGGCTGCAGGAATCACACACGTGCAGGTGGCGCCGGATCGCAGACAGATCCAGATCAGCGCGGCCGACCGCGCAATTGCCGAGGATGCGCAGATTCAGCGCACCGGCACATACGCATTCCCCGAGCCGCCCGAGAAACCGGCACGGCGCAAGTGGAGCACCTGGCGCTCGGACGAGGTCGGATCAGGAGATGAAATATGA
- a CDS encoding AAA family ATPase, protein MADLTSDQLRAAFNARVDRWGKGAVSRAAKSIGCSASVLSMWRQGRYAGDNAGVDIAVRAWLERVDERESVLSEERLPFLDTSIARAVFEVAKRAHVHSGMYLVCGPSGVGKSRAVREYAMRNPDVILVECHRMLRTRELIGDLHRAVGLDGKGTVHHMMRDLVEKLRDSGRLIIVDEAENLSAASLDEVRRLHDWADVGVLYVGLERLYFNLRQMRGDFEYIINRIRNYRRLDNLKPADTALFVSTQFERGNGSDALTKAYHSVSRGNARVLRDLIFDSLEVSRVNKTAVTREMIEAIAEEGRV, encoded by the coding sequence ATGGCAGACCTAACAAGCGATCAACTGCGAGCGGCATTCAACGCGCGCGTCGACAGGTGGGGCAAAGGCGCAGTCTCGCGTGCAGCAAAGAGCATAGGGTGCTCGGCGTCGGTGCTGTCGATGTGGCGCCAGGGCCGTTACGCGGGCGACAACGCCGGCGTCGACATAGCTGTCCGCGCCTGGCTCGAACGCGTCGATGAACGCGAATCAGTGCTGAGTGAGGAGCGCCTCCCGTTCCTGGACACGTCGATTGCGCGGGCCGTGTTCGAAGTGGCAAAGCGCGCACACGTGCACAGCGGGATGTACCTGGTGTGCGGCCCGAGTGGTGTGGGCAAATCGCGCGCGGTGCGCGAGTACGCGATGCGCAACCCGGATGTGATCCTCGTCGAATGCCACCGCATGCTGCGCACACGTGAACTGATCGGCGATCTGCACCGCGCAGTAGGACTCGACGGCAAGGGTACGGTGCATCACATGATGCGTGATCTGGTGGAGAAGCTGCGCGATAGCGGCCGCCTCATCATCGTCGACGAGGCGGAGAACCTATCGGCCGCATCCCTGGACGAAGTGCGCCGCCTGCACGATTGGGCTGATGTGGGCGTCCTCTACGTCGGGCTCGAACGGCTCTACTTCAACCTGCGTCAGATGCGCGGCGACTTCGAGTACATCATCAACAGGATCCGCAATTACCGGCGGCTCGACAACCTCAAACCGGCCGACACGGCACTGTTCGTGAGCACACAGTTCGAACGGGGCAACGGCAGTGATGCGCTCACGAAAGCATATCACAGCGTGTCGCGTGGGAACGCCCGCGTGTTGCGTGATCTGATCTTCGATTCTCTTGAAGTGTCGCGGGTGAATAAAACCGCGGTGACGCGTGAGATGATCGAGGCGATTGCCGAGGAGGGGCGGGTCTGA
- a CDS encoding DUF1018 domain-containing protein: MMPDEAKLIQLIHTLRSKLGLDDETYRAMLAGYMVAQTRRPAESSKNLSYRQLQDLCKTLTDRAVAAGIWTPWQARVDRDRLASRPTIFATDSQLAMLEGMWALVSRQPDQESRERAFDRFIHRRFHYGGLRMLPRHEVYKVAHALHAMIEQLTPLTDEERAEQEAALESAMELIRESRRKGKVRT; this comes from the coding sequence ATGATGCCCGACGAAGCAAAACTCATACAGCTCATCCACACGCTCCGCTCCAAGCTCGGCCTCGACGACGAGACCTACCGCGCGATGCTCGCCGGCTACATGGTGGCCCAGACGCGCAGGCCCGCCGAGTCTTCGAAAAACCTCTCGTACAGGCAGCTCCAGGACCTCTGCAAAACACTCACTGACCGCGCCGTCGCCGCCGGCATCTGGACGCCATGGCAGGCGCGCGTCGACCGTGACCGGCTCGCATCACGCCCCACGATATTTGCCACCGACAGCCAGCTCGCGATGCTCGAGGGGATGTGGGCGCTCGTGTCGCGCCAGCCGGATCAGGAGTCACGAGAGCGGGCCTTTGACCGGTTCATACACCGGCGGTTTCACTACGGCGGCCTGCGCATGCTGCCGCGTCACGAAGTGTACAAGGTGGCACATGCGCTGCACGCGATGATCGAGCAGCTCACGCCGCTCACCGACGAGGAACGCGCCGAACAGGAAGCTGCGCTCGAGAGCGCGATGGAGCTGATACGTGAGAGCAGGCGCAAGGGCAAGGTGCGCACATGA
- a CDS encoding host-nuclease inhibitor Gam family protein: MTTTTPQSSQYSNLLDLLALFTEGTSRIAELEQRASEHMIEFLDEIRAEYAQLQASVAEAQAAIESAVLQHPEWFAGKSTLRTPFGSVAKRKATSLDIQKPELTIALIQQDDTLDDAVYLRVVEGVNKEALNLLDDATLRRLRVRRITEEKLTVKPLSVSLGTAVKAQEQGDEERAAA; this comes from the coding sequence ATGACGACCACCACACCGCAGAGCAGCCAGTACTCAAACCTGCTGGATCTGCTCGCCTTGTTCACCGAGGGCACATCGCGTATCGCCGAACTCGAGCAGCGCGCCTCCGAGCACATGATCGAGTTTCTGGACGAGATCCGGGCCGAGTATGCGCAGCTCCAGGCGAGCGTTGCCGAGGCGCAGGCCGCGATCGAATCTGCAGTGCTGCAGCATCCCGAGTGGTTTGCAGGCAAGTCGACGCTGCGCACGCCATTCGGCAGCGTGGCGAAGCGCAAGGCCACTTCGCTCGACATCCAGAAACCCGAACTGACCATCGCGCTGATCCAGCAGGACGACACACTCGACGACGCGGTATACCTGCGCGTGGTCGAGGGCGTGAACAAGGAGGCGCTGAACCTGCTCGACGACGCAACCCTGCGCCGACTGCGCGTGCGCCGCATCACCGAGGAGAAGCTCACCGTGAAACCGCTCAGCGTGTCGCTCGGAACGGCCGTCAAGGCGCAGGAGCAGGGCGACGAGGAACGCGCCGCAGCGTGA